From a region of the Calliphora vicina chromosome 4, idCalVici1.1, whole genome shotgun sequence genome:
- the LOC135957745 gene encoding glutamate--cysteine ligase-like: MGVLPEGVPLTWQETKALSKHVQKHGVQQFINLYRKSKDRRGDPFKWGDEIEYMIIKFNHEKKEAKVSCKAEQLLNILNEREEHNQVTGLWRPEYGAYQLESSPLKPFECSFTHFKTVEPDMRLRRAEAQELLDEDECILTLVNSLRLGCKDFTYPPYETRTEDPNSYAKSLYIPDEAIYAGHSRYHILSRNMQLRRGEKMHIKLKVFKDEHTKLPIEGSPFKEPDVVMLDTSFGSNLQVTVQGADMTETRYLYDQLAPLCPVIQAITAAAPIYRGYLTDIDNSYYFIGDGSDDRSAEERGLKPLKNDKCRLKKQRWDSIDSYLTVEAEKYNDIELYYDQEVYDHLRNEGVDHVMAQHVAHIFMRDPLLMFSSNVDQNDEEDTGHFDNINTSTWQTLRFKPAIPNTELGWRVEFRPCDIQLTDFENAAVSCFVILLTRVILHYRLNLLMPISKIDENMVIAQKRDACRKEKFWFRKNITKSKTQLNGCENGFTNGYSNEVNNGCHHNVDINGLWHNSNGKTNGCHMEHNYIEHNDITNGFTNDCHAKELELMTVDEIFNGKSEMCPGLIPLTRSYLQTLDLDNETHCVLEKYIRFIEQRSCGDILTNAMWLREQVHNHPEYKNDSVVSESINYDILKKIKQIQDQEIIESTLLK; the protein is encoded by the exons ATGGGCGTTTTACCCGAAGGTGTGCCTTTAACCTGGCAGGAGACAAAAGCTTTGTCcaaacatgtacaaaaacatgGTGTACAACAATTCATAAATCTATATCGTAAATCTAAAGATCGTCGTGGAGATCCTTTCAAATGGGGTGATGAAATAGAATATATGATTATTAAATTCAACCATGAGAAAAAGGAAGCTAAAGTTTCCTGCAAAGCTGAACagcttttgaatattttaaatgaacgaGAAGAGCATAATCAAGTTACTGGTTTGTGGCGTCCTGAATATGGGGCCTATCAATTGGAAAGTTCTCCCCTTAAACCGTTTGAATGCTCGTTTACACATTTCAAAACAGTTGAGCCTGATATGAGACTGCGTCGTGCAGAAGCTCAAGAGTTATTGGACGAAGATGAATGTATACTGACACTAGTAAACTCTTTACGTTTAGGTTGCAAAGATTTTACTTACCCGCCATATGAAACGAGAACCGAAGATCCCAACAGTTATGCCAAATCACTGTATATACCAGATGAGGCCATCTATGCCGGTCATTCTCGTTATCATATACTGTCGCGCAATATGCAATTGAGACGTGGAGAGAAGATGCATAtcaaattaaaagtatttaaagatGAGCATACAAAGTTGCCGATTGAAGGAAGCCCCTTTAAGGAACCAGATGTAGTTATGCTAGATACATCTTTTGGCAGTAATTTACAAGTTACTGTACAAGGAGCTGATATGACAGAAACCCGTTATTTGTATGATCAATTAGCACCGCTATGTCCAGTTATACAGGCTATAACTGCCGCTGCTCCTATATATCGCGGTTATTTGACAGACATAGACAACAGTTATTATTTCATAGGCGATGGCTCAGATGATCGTAGTGCCGAAGAAAGGGGTCTAAAGCCTCTGAAAAATGACAAGTGTCGCTTGAAAAAACAACGTTGGGATTCCATAGATTCTTATCTTACTGTCGAGGCTGAGAAGTACAATGACATTGAACTTTATTACGATCAAGAAGTATATGATCACCTGCGCAATGAAGGTGTAGATCATGTTATGGCCCAACATGTGGCACATATATTCATGCGTGATCCCTTGCTGATGTTTAGCAGTAATGTGGATCAAAACGACGAAGAGGACACGGGTCATTTTGATAATATTAATACTTCTACTTGGCAGACATTACGCTTCAAACCTGCAATACCCAACACAGAACTCGGTTGGAGGGTAGAATTTCGACCCTGTGATATACAACTCACTGATTTCGAAAATGCGGCTGTTTCATGTTTTGTTATACTCTTAACTCGTGTCATACTTCATTATCGTCTCAATTTGCTCATGCCAATTAGTAAAATAGATGAGAATATGGTGATTGCTCAAAAACGCGATGCCTGTCGTAAGGAGAAATTTTGGTTCCgcaaaaatatcacaaaatctAAGACACAATTGAATGGTTGTGAAAATGGATTTACAAATGGCTATAGCAATGAAGTAAATAATGGATGCCATCATAATGTTGACATTAATGGCCTGTGGCATAACTCCAATGGTAAAACTAATGGCTGCCATATGGAACACAATTATATCGAACATAATGACATTACAAATGGTTTCACCAATGATTGTCATGCTAAGGAGTTAGAACTCATGACAGTCGATGAAATCTTTAATGGAAAG TCCGAAATGTGTCCCGGCTTGATTCCACTAACCCGCAGCTATTTACAAACTCTAGATTTGGATAATGAAACCCATTGTGTGCTAGAGAAATATATAAGATTTATAGAACAAAGATCATGTGGAGATATTCTAACAAATGCTATGTGGTTAAGAGAGCAGGTGCACAATCATCCTGAGTACAA AAATGATTCAGTGGTTAGTGAAAGCATAAATTATGATATTCTAAAGAAGATTAAGCAAATCCAAGACCAAGAAATAATTGAATCAACATTATTAAAATAA